A single genomic interval of Malania oleifera isolate guangnan ecotype guangnan chromosome 11, ASM2987363v1, whole genome shotgun sequence harbors:
- the LOC131168555 gene encoding RING-H2 finger protein ATL46-like yields MLFGCSQMICVMAEGRGHAWLLEHTHQKMSWIQHQMQQRDGILTYPPPLSPPPLPSSSSPYPGAFHKESNPSSSASSSSGTRISPAVLFIIVILAVLFFISGILHLLVRFLIKHPSSSTSSQSNRYPEISESDALQRQLQQLFHLHDSGLDQAFIDALPVFNYKEIVGLKEPFDCAVCLCEFSEKDKLRLLPLCSHAFHINCIDTWLLSNSTCPLCRAILFSPGFPIENPMFDFDDPRGHDGCPGNGENAIPSQKTVEIQETGGEKGVLPVRLGKFRKMDDEAAETGGETSSSNLDARRCYSMGSYQYIVGDANLQVAWCRDRDVRGLKLVRGLEHNGNSSVDGDGEGRSSFVSRGDSFSVSKIWLWSKKGRFPSTSDAQRGMPSSLNTELPWMRDAQGV; encoded by the coding sequence ATGTTGTTTGGTTGTTCACAGATGATCTGTGTCATGGCAGAAGGCAGAGGACATGCTTGGCTGCTTGAGCATACCCATCAGAAAATGTCTTGGATTCAGCATCAAATGCAGCAGAGAGATGGTATTTTGACCTACCCACCTCCTTTATCTCCCCCACCCCTACCATCATCTTCATCTCCTTACCCTGGTGCATTTCATAAAGAATCAAACCCATCATCATCGGCATCATCATCATCTGGCACTAGAATCAGTCCTGCTGTTCTTTTCATTATAGTAATTTTAGCTGTCCTATTTTTCATATCTGGTATTCTCCACCTCCTTGTTAGATTCCTCATAAAGCATCCATCTTCCTCTACATCCTCCCAATCAAACCGATACCCAGAAATTTCTGAATCAGATGCTCTTCAGAGGCAGCTTCAGCAACTCTTCCATCTCCATGACTCTGGTCTAGATCAAGCATTTATAGATGCTCTCCCTGTCTTCAATTATAAAGAGATAGTGGGTCTGAAAGAACCATTTGATTGTGCTGTTTGTCTTTGCGAGTTCTCTGAGAAGGACAAGCTGAGATTGCTTCCTTTGTGTAGTCATGCTTTCCATATCAATTGTATAGACACTTGGCTTCTGTCAAACTCAACATGCCCTCTTTGTAGAGCGATTCTGTTCTCTCCAGGGTTTCCTATTGAAAATCCAATGTTTGATTTTGATGATCCAAGAGGACATGATGGATGTCCTGGGAATGGAGAAAATGCGATTCCTAGTCAAAAGACCGTGGAAATTCAAGAAACTGGTGGTGAAAAGGGCGTTCTCCCAGTGAGGCTTGGAAAATTCAGAAAGATGGATGATGAGGCAGCGGAGACAGGAGGGGAGACTAGCAGCAGTAATTTAGACGCAAGAAGATGTTACTCAATGGGTTCATATCAGTACATCGTTGGTGATGCAAATCTGCAGGTGGCCTGGTGCCGTGACCGAGATGTCCGTGGCTTAAAACTTGTGAGGGGTTTAGAACATAATGGAAATTCTTCAGTTGATGGAGATGGGGAGGGGAGAAGTAGTTTTGTGAGTAGAGGTGATAGCTTTTCGGTTTCTAAGATCTGGCTCTGGTCTAAGAAGGGTAGATTTCCCAGTACTTCGGATGCCCAGAGGGGCATGCCTTCTTCTCTCAATACTGAATTGCCATGGATGAGGGATGCACAAGGGGtatga